Part of the Nicotiana sylvestris chromosome 5, ASM39365v2, whole genome shotgun sequence genome is shown below.
ttccatttgagaaaaattcccaacacttcatctttgctcttcattgtatacacccatactcttcgggaaaaatcatcaacaaaggttacaaaatagtgcttcccacccaatgaaggtgttttggaaggaccccaaacatcagagtgtacataatccaaaatgcctttagtattatggatcgctgtaccaaatttaacccttgtctgtttccctttaacacaatgctcacaaaactccaagttgcaagcctttactccttttaacaatccttgatctgatagagttttcaaggattttcctccagcatgtcccaagcgcatgtgccatagcttggttgcttctgcctctttgtcgtcactggatgttactgtcgctgtcccaataactgtactgccacgatagcggtacatattattattcttccgattagccttcattaccactagtgcaccggagcatactctcatcactccattttctgcaatgattttgaacccttttgattctagggctcccacagagatgagattcttcttcaaatccggtacatatcgaacatctatcaatgttctgatcattccatcatggttccttaatcgtattgaaccaatgccatatgaggtaagagggctgttatccgctgtatggatgactccatattctccttcttgaaattccacgaaccagtccctgttgggacacatatgatagctacaagccgagtccatcaaccatatgtctgatgatgttgatgactctgttgtaactaatgagaagtctgaatcatcacaatcaactacatttgaatccataatagcctttccattgttatgtttggccttattcttcaacttcggacagtctttcttccagtgccctttttctcgacaaaaggcacattcatctttgctgggtctggatcttgacttggatcttcccttctttgtcctcgtttgattttgaggacgacccctcacaaacagtgcttctccttctccgcccttctgtttttctcgctttctttgttcatagctgtacaaagctgaacaaacttctctgagagaaatttcgtcatttccatggagtagagtagtttcaaggtgctcgtactcatcaggaagtgacgccaacaacattaaggccaagtcaccatcatcataagttgtatccatattttgcaaatctgtgaccaacttattgaaactggtgatatgttcattcatcgtggtaccaggaacataggtgaagtgaaacagtctcttcttcatgtacaatttattttgactgtttttcttcaaaaatttatcctccagtgctttccataatttacttgcagaagtttcctttgtgtatggatatttctgctctctagcaaggtaggatcgaatggtaccgcaagcaacacggttgataattctccaatcttcttctccaataacatctggtttcttttcttcaatggccagatctagcccttgttgaaaaaggacatctagaacctcgccttgccacatcccaaaatgtccggacccgtcaaatatttcgaccgcaaatttcgcatttgacacaattcttgtcataagcgaagatgccaatgatggcgtattgttgacacttgatgtagattcttcttgtttattgtcccccatatttgacacaaatattatttaatagctgacgacacaaatcaagattatttcctttctgatgtagaagatcagactaagctgcaactacagagcatactcagacagtaccttggctctgataccaattgttgcggaagccaaatgtatatagtgtgaataagtcacaactactataccaaaaattatgacagccaccaaataataaataagacaataaagcaacaataaagggaacaccagaatttacgaggttcagctaattttgcctactcctcggacacaaccaatattttatttcactccaaaaatacaagtgaaataatactaaatagagaagatacaaatgctttaaacagatgagaaggcaaatgagaggtgtgtatcaatcctaaacattaggccttcttttataggggaaaaatcccctccaaacttaactcccaaccaatgtgggactttggcattttgccaaacttcaacaaaaggaatctattgattctctcccaattggtTAGACCGTAGGTGCGATAATTTACTTCACGCTTGAGGTCTCTGGTTCAAGTCCAAGATGAAAAGTAGGCCACTTCTTATGTCACATAGGTAACACTGTTGTTGCAAAAACCTACATCTTCCAGCAAAGGTAAAATCCTTTGCTCAATCTATTTCCAATTTCCATGCAGGTAGTGTCATTTGACTACATTTCACTGTACTGATTATTTCAGAAAGTCTTGTTAACTTTTTGTGGGATAAAATCTTAAAAAGATCCGTTTGTGTCCAAAAGCACATATATTTGGTTCTCTTTTATGAAGACAACCACTCCTCTTATCAATGACAAAATGACTAGGTTTACGCTTTTGTCTTTGGAAATTTTCACGTGATGAAAGCAAGGCATTTGCTTCTTAACGTGTTTTGCCACGAAATGAAATCATAGATGACCAACTGGAGTCCTTCCTTCACAAAGGAAAAAGTATGTTGATGCTACTTACTGCTAATGCTTTTTCAGATTCTCTTTCGATCCAAATGATTCCATGATCAGCTGTAGCATTGTGTGACAACACGATATGCTCAAATCTTCCGTCAACTGGGATGGCAGTTCTAACATCTGGAGGGTACCTCCCACATCTGTCAAGCAGGAAATTGCACATCAGGAGTATTAAAGCTTCACTGTTGAAAAAATATCATAAACACTGAGTGCTAATATCATAACCAAGAGGAAATCTTTACATCgtcctaacaacaacaacaacaaacccggtgaatcccacaagtggggtctggggagggtagaatgtacacagaccttacccctaccttcaagaagacagagaggctgtttccggaaGACCCTTGGAAAAAACGTTTTTTTTCCTAAAATGGCAAAGTTGAGAGCCAAAATGGTGGAAAACCCCATGGTCTCATCTGAAAATATTGTGCTGTAGCATCGTCTGTACAATAATCGTAAATGCCTAAGCGAGCGCCGACAGTTACATGAAGAGAATAAATACATCGTAGCATCAGAAAACACAAATAGGAAACATACGGATAATGAAATTCGTTAGGTAGCTAGTCTGAAAATCCTGGACATGAGAGAAAGAAATGAACCAAGAATCTATTCGTACTACTAAAGGTTCTTATCTCTCCCACTCTAAACCAACTCATGGTGCAATTTAGGGAAAACAACAGAAGAGGATAACGATTTTTTAAGATTAACTCAAACTAGGGAAACAAAAGCAATAAGGCTAAAATGCTTCTTGTCCAACTAGTGAGAATAATTCACCAATATCTGAGGACTGAGATTAGTTCAACTTTATTCTGCACTCGTCTATTTAATAGGAGATAAAGATGCCGATGCATTTCATATGAAACTGTTCTATACTATCTTCAATAATTCAGGGAACTAACGGAACACAATGCCTCTATTTGTCAGGGTTAGTATATCCTAATCAGTGGATTTAACAAGATGAGGACAAAGAATATTGTCAAGATCGATAGTTGAACGAACACCACTTAAGAGCACAATGTTTCGGATGACTCATACTAGTTGATAGTGGCAAGCATCAGACCCCAACACCAATTCGATAGACTTATAAGCCGGGTTGTGAAACATAAACAAGGAAATCAAGACATCAGAATATTAGAAAGGAATGAGATCTCGTCATGCACAGAACTGAGGGAAGATAACACAAATCAAACGAAGCACGCAATGACCACAAGCAATGGTCGGCGGTTCTGTGAAAGTCACACCGACAGAGGCTAGGTTATATCATATTCACTAGTTTGCATTACTTTGACAGTACATAGCACACTAGCAACACTCATCTGAATGTGCTTTACCTGCAGAATTTTCTTTCTACAATGTGATACATACGGCCTGGTGCATAAAGTCTTCTTGGATCTCGGAGTTTTCTGCCCTCAGGAATGAAGGTATCTCTCAAGCATACCAAAAATATCAAGCACGGTAAACTGTTGAAAGCATTAATGCCTGGTATAAGAGATAATTATAGCAATCACGCAACGGCAAGAAATCAGAGAATATAGAGAAAGTTTTATTATGCACACAGAGTGTGGATTTAAACTAACCAGAAGATGGATTTAAATATATCTTCAAGTGGGGTGGCTGTTCTTGGCAAGAAATCATCCTGTTAGGAAAGAGTCATGGTTACGTTGTAAATTCACTGGATGTGATGGTTCATGAATTTCTCATGGCAAATTAGCACATAAATATATAATGCCTATAGATCAAGATGCCATCTATAACAGGAGGCACTTAAATTTACAGCCGAAAACAGATGAGATGATGCTAGTTGAACTGTCTCAATGTACTTCAAGTCTTCAACTTCTCACTCTTGGCAGTAAATTCCAAAAACAAGAGATAGTAAAGATTCAACTTTACTGTAAATCAAAGGAATGATTAACTgctcattacaaaaattggtTCTTTCCTTGTAGCATTTGCAGACTACATTATCCTATGCCCAATATTTATCAGCTAAATCAACTTACTACATTACTCTGAACCCGTTAGTAATTAGTCCCTAGTCGATCTCTCTTTTCCCGGTTGAACCGACCACCTCACCACTTATTAATAACATCTTCCAGAATACATTCCCAATATTTAAGCATTCTCTGCATGAGCAAATGCAGCATATGAAGGCAGTTCCAATCAATTCGAATTACATAcaagataattttttttgaatattcAAAGTGTGTGTCACGTCCGCATTCTTTGCCACAAAAGAATAACTGGTGAAAAGTGTATTACCTACGCACTGACTCAAAATTCTGGATTAATTTCCGACACTTACCTGCAATACCACAGAGTGTATTATATCAGCATACTTAACAGCCAAGTTGAGTGACATGCACCGCGCTGGTGCAACTGCATAACACCTTAAAAGACTCCTCGGGATTCCCCCTAATCTATCCTTATGATTCGCCACAATTATTGTCAGCAACGACGCCACACCAGAACCCAAAGAATGCCCTGCAAAATAGATGTGGCAAAATCAACCAATTTTTCGTAATCCGCCCAACCGTTGGGATAAACTCGAAATGACCCATTAAACTATTGGTTCAAAGTAGGATGACTTGTTGTTGACTTTACTCCAGCTTGAACTTGAAATGACCCATCAAACTATCAGGCTACCAGACGGGTAAAAATTCATCCCAACTCCAAAAATACAAAATTACATTTGGAGGTTGGAAATTATACAAACTTATAAGAACTTAAGCTAAAAAAGGGCAGCCCAGTGCACTCGGCTCCCGCTATACATGGGTCCGGGAAAGGGCCGGACCAcgagggtctattgtacgcagcttCAGCAAGAGGttattttcacggctcgaacGCGTCCTGGTCATATGATAGCATCTTTACCAATTACATCAAGGCTCCCCTCCACATTTTTCACATTTTTTCCAAGatgcaaaaaaaaatattaaaaaagaagaGGTTGATTCATGTTAAACAGGTTGGATTATGACCCATTTTAACTCGCTCAAAATTTAATCCAACCAGCCTATTTTGCTATATTTACCTGCAAATATCATCTTGTAACTCTTCCTATTCTCAATCCAAAGCTTCTTCAAAGTATCAGACTCATTATTCAAAACCCAAACCGCAGATTTCAACAACCCATGATGTACATACCCTCCATCAAACATCTGTTTCCCCAACCTATTATCCAACAAAACTTTGTAATCACTTTCGTTCAGTAAATTCAACCCACGAATAGCGACTACAATCTCTTGGTGCTCGTGATCACAGTAGATCAAATACGGAGGTGCATTGCCAGATGTTTGTTCATATGTGGCCCGTTTAATGACCCAATCGGGGTTTAGCCTGTACCCACCCTCCGGCGGGTACTTGGGGCTACGGAGGTTTGGTTCGTTTACTGCTAGAATTGTACGGCAGATACGTGGAACTGGTTCGAATTCCTCGTAGGTAGCTGTTGGCCACGTATCACTGTCGTCATTGCCGGTGTACGTGCAGCGTTTCCATGCCCAACGGAGACAACCTAAAATCAACACACACTCAGCTCCACAAGCTACTGACATTAGTTACCGTTATGTGAGCTCAAATGATACTTAACTTTTTTGCAAGGAAACAAAGGCGACTCAATAAAATTAATGGCATCAAACCAAttaatgcaactgaactcaatgTAAAATTGCTTTTGGTCTTTTCAAAAGGAAAGTTGGGGAAGTAGCTGGAAGTTTCACGTGTGTGATAGAGAGGATTGACTGATTTTTATTGGAATGACAGAGACGTGAGGGAAAGTGTTGTATACTGTATATTACAGAGAGGATTTTGATTCTGGTTCTTGTCTTAATGTCTAAGTatgtgtttttccttttcttgattTTTGTATGAAAAGTTTGAAGTCTTCTGCTGCATCATTGTTAGTTGGTGATGAATAAGTTTTGCCTCGGCATTGCTGGACACCAACTGTTTCTGTTCGGACAATTTTTAAATACTCCTTCCCGtttcaaatttaaaagaaaaaaatacaaggTCATTTATCCTTCCGTCTCAAATTAGATGTGGTTTCtaaaattatattaaattaattatttttttcctattcTATTATTAATATTAGTTGTTCTTGAAAACTATAAATATCACAATTACAAGTAAATATTTTATGTAAAGAGATTACATcttaaaatataaataatggtaaaatagtaaaaaaatcTGTCATATTTAATTTTTGTTAAGGAACGTATAAAAATAAATATGATAGATAATTTGAGACGGTGTACTTAACTTCAGAGGAGAAAACAACGACACAGCCGATGATACTTTTTAAGGATGTGAATAACATAACTTCTACACCATTAATTGTATTCCGAATTCATCAAATCTAAAAGGGAAGTCAATCCTATGGCCTATTACAGCAGAGGTCTAACCAAGTGGAATAAGAGCACATGCGGATGTCTTGTTCGACAAATTAACTAGCTGGTCCAGGCTTGTGAGTTGTCACGTTATTAATGTTAGAGGTCGTTTGATAGAGTGTGTTATAGAAAATAATACATGTATTAACTTTGTGTATTAGTAATATTTTGTTTGGTACATTTTTTCAatctatgtataactaatacatgtattagttatacactctatttggtattatcctatgtaagctaatgcatagaaaaccatgacatTAGTTATacaaaggctattaatgcatgcattagcatggttacagacaaaattatccttaaagtcccttaagttaaagaatatggagggcatttttgtaaataattaaatttcttaaaaattatgcaatgcattttaatttttaatacactACACCAAACAATGCATAAGAAATAATCTCTATATAATTAATGTTTGCATTACTAACCCATGCATTACTAACCCCTGCATTACGAATGCACCTTATTTAGCATTATTCTTATacgccctaccaaacgaccccttagtgttTCTTGTTCCAACAATGTGAATAATGCTGTAAGTAACGGCACGACTAAGTCAACGTCTACTTCTCCATATGGACGTCTGCAagatgtaaaaattgcacggtatagtcagtttccggactgatcattcaaaaatagtcagcatttaccaagtcaatgaaaaataatcactattttgctgcaactgagaccggtccagcataatatactggagttcggtgcacctgtgtatgaactccagcatattatgctagaccggtatactttgctggctctagtataatatactggagactggagcaccggtgctccaaactccagtatattatgctggatcggtacacttgctggaactccagtataatatgctggagttcaagtatacttatgttggaactccagcataatatactggcgtatttttcgggttttgaacggtgttttcgctcagatttatctttacacaaaaagtggctaaatttcgattacttttgaaattgggctatttttgaacgaccagttataaatctggctatttttgaatttctactTTTGGTGGAATGCTTTGTGGAGGCCCATATAGAGGGTGGTTATGGTAAGAAAagagatctttacacaaatagccggatggatctattatttatttttcctagttgAGTATTCACACATGCAcagacacacacacatacatacatacatatatatatatatatattagttttagggtacgcgcgttgcgcgtgtatccTATATCATTATATACAAAACTTTAAGATTAAACATTATGAAATATTCTTTATAAACTAATTAAAAAAATTACAGATAAAAGTACAAGTgcctaaaaaaataaagaaatgttGTCCTACGACAGTCATTTGATGCCTTATTATTGGATCCAAAGAAACTAAATTACAATGAATTTTAATTTGCTAGATAAAATCTTTAGGTTTTTACTACTTAACATAATGTGCTTTTGAAATTATGAGTAAATAGACAAAGAAACTTTATACAAGGTAAACTTATATATAGTTCAAATAGACAAAgaaaattttattattaaaataaaGACTCCTAATCCACAAATAAGTTCAAAAGGCTCATTTTCACctaatatattttataaaaaattagTCCTAATAAGTTAGTACCGAAACTTTTCTAACTTTCCTACGTCAAAACTTTATTAactaaagaaaaattaaaactgcagaattttattaactaaaaaaaTCTCCTTAAAAACCTTAAAGAAGAAATTTGGTACTCCTAAATATAAATGGAGTTGAATGAAAAACTTTCCTAGTttataaatattaggaaaataattaatgaCTATTCTAGATAGTAGGaaattaattaaatgactatttctaAATATTAGGGAAATAACAAACTTTCCTAGTTTAAAAATATTAGGAGAATAATTAAATGACCATTCTTAAATAGTAGGAgattaattaaatgactatttgtaaatattaagaaaataataaaattactaTTTCGTATAGTGTGAACttaatttttaaagggtaaaaaaggcgaatgaTATTTTGCTaaaggccttcgtgcttttattatTACTAGTTTTtatgtacgtgcgttgcacgtagGTCTTCAGTCGACTGCAATAATTTTCTAATGTTGAAATCAATATAGTACAAAAAATATCTGGATTTAGCTACGAAGTTCATCACGGATCCGTCACTACCAGAATTTTTtaatattctttgattaatttgttGTTAAATAGGATTAACAATAGATTTTACAGTTTAGCTACATAATTTGTTCGTCGCTAATATCAGTTTTTAGGTAATATTATTACATTAATTTAATACTTAAATAAAAGAATAGATATCATTTGAACTAACAAAAATGATAATTTAGTTTAGTTAGTTAGATTTCACATTTGTCACTTTGGTTGTTCCGTCATGATCAGAACTTTATTCTCTACATAATTATCGTTTCTGAAAGTGCAACATAAGGTTGTCCGTATGAAAAAACATGTTGTCGTAGTATGTCCAACACTTAGGATTATTTGAACATGTAATTTATTCATTATCATTGCATCAAATAAGCGTAAATATTTTGAGATAAAATTAAAAGGattagtgaaagaataaaaggaGCAAAAGGAACGTCTCAAGGTAAGCATTAACCAAATATTCAATATATAATAAGAGGTTTCGGTCGTTAATTAGAGTCTTGTAACCTTAGTTTATGAGCAATATACAAATGAAAAGTTTTCAAAAAATTCATAAAAATATTATATGCTCATAAAATCTATATTTAGGACAAAATCTTCATCTAACTCCAACTAATGCATTATCGAGAATCTTTAAAGAAGCAACATAACACAACAAATATACTTCACATACTCATCCAGCTAAATATTATCACATTAttcacaaaataaaaaaaattaaaagcaaTGCTTTTCTTCTATTAACTTGTTTATGTGTTGTCTTTCCGTTTATGTATTGTCTTTTGAAAAATAATCATTTTTTCTAGAGTTCTGCAAGTAAAATTTACACAAAACAACATATAGTCGGGAGTCATACATATTTAGGTTCACATACGCCCAATATATATGTACAAAAATTTGTACAAACCTAGCTACCAAATCTACTTCCAAACAGACACGAGAAGCACGAAAAATATTGCCAACATATAGTCAATAACCACAATCTAATTTTGAACTTGCTATACAGTAGATAACATTAATTCATAAAATTGGAACCAAATTTTTCGAAGAAActatattttgttatttataaAATTGATGTACATAGTTACCTCAAGTAGAAAAGAAATCATGTTCAAAATAATCATAACGAActtcaaaaaagtattttttttgtgTCATAAGTACTAAATTATATATATGAGAATCATTGAATCACCATATATATaacaattatttttttaaaacattaGTGATACAAATTTAGAAATACTTACTTTCTTATTGTTGAATAAAGAAGAGGTACTTTGCGCAAAAGCTTCTTGTTTTGGGTTCAAGACTTTGCTGTGCTCTTTTTGGCCGAATGGATATATTCTTTAGATTCAGAAGTAGTGTTGTTGCACCAGAAGCTAAAGTTTATATGGAGATTCTATTCTACGTTATGTTATAGCTTTAAAAAAGTTCTACTATGATCAGTTGGTTTCAAATTCCTATAGGTAAGGCACTAAATAAACTGCAGATTTTATCCAacattctgttttctttttgaaCTCCTATATTTTAGGCATTAAATGTTACCATATTACCCAacgttttatttttctttcaaagaaATAAATTTATTTTGAAGGGTATAAAAGTCATCTAATATTTCAAGGATATTTTTGTTGTTTAACATTTAGCGTAAAATTCGTTCTAGATAgtagaaaattaattaaatgactatttttaaatattaggaaaataacaaACTTTCCTAGTTTAAAAATATTAGGAGAATAATTAAAGGACCATTCCTAAAAAGTAGGAtattaattaaatgactatttgtaaatattaagaaaataataaaattactaTTTCGTCTAGTGTGAACttaatttttaaagggtaaaaaaggcgaactatattttgctaagggccttcgtgcttttaattatatatatatatatatatatatatatatatatatatatatatatatatattgattatatttaTATGATTATACATTACCCGGATATTTTTTAACGCATGCTCCTCTCTCAAATATCatatattttaatattatatttctTAAAAATTTCTTAAGTCTACATGTGCGCACCCAAGCTcaaagtgtcacgacccattttcataataggtcatgatggtgcccaacaccattgccgggcaagccaacgcggaaaaataccaaataagctctcattttacttttaccaACATACTTGCAATAATTCCTTAAGTTAAGATTAGAACGAGTGATAATCAGTAAtgtaccaaaaataattttataatccccaaaagaataatctactaatgtgtgtgccaagacctagtgtcacaagtTGAGGGCAACtaatagaatatacaaaataatcAATCTATCCTTGTGATGACctaaaatgtcatctttaaattaaataattatctcggtAATTTAAGATCTTGAAAAGTAGTATCAATAATTTCTCGACTTACATGCGTAGTtcgtataattttccggaaggtttttatgtgaagaaaatggattaaattgtgaactagagctttaaaactcaactgagttgacttcggtcaacattttgagcaaatgaacccaaataaaagttttgaccattccggtagttccgtatcgtgatttcggacttggttatatgcccgaaatcgaatttggaggtccctagatcaaattatcgccatttaacggaatctagaaatctaaggctaaagatttcttaagtttgatcggagatttgactttttgatatcggggtcgaaatccagttctgaaattttttatagcttcgttatgtcatttatgacttgtgtgcaaaatttgaagttaatcggatttgatttgataggtttttgcatctaTTACTAATTTTGGCATTTGATTAGTGATTTTAgttgagaaaatcttgaaaaccctcttggtttaatttgaagatttgagagtCGAGTTGATG
Proteins encoded:
- the LOC104222411 gene encoding uncharacterized protein, translated to MSVACGAECVLILGCLRWAWKRCTYTGNDDSDTWPTATYEEFEPVPRICRTILAVNEPNLRSPKYPPEGGYRLNPDWVIKRATYEQTSGNAPPYLIYCDHEHQEIVVAIRGLNLLNESDYKVLLDNRLGKQMFDGGYVHHGLLKSAVWVLNNESDTLKKLWIENRKSYKMIFAGHSLGSGVASLLTIIVANHKDRLGGIPRSLLRCYAVAPARCMSLNLAVKYADIIHSVVLQDDFLPRTATPLEDIFKSIFCLPCLIFLVCLRDTFIPEGRKLRDPRRLYAPGRMYHIVERKFCRCGRYPPDVRTAIPVDGRFEHIVLSHNATADHGIIWIERESEKALARLKEASAETTTTPPKVQKIERLKTLEKEHKDALERAVSLNIPHAVDADEEESAESITEESSQKQEEDAMTNKAQCSDARTNWDEVVEKLFNRDESGKLRLKRDATGPD